The Granulicella sp. 5B5 nucleotide sequence CTCCGCTTCACCTGTGCAGACAATCTCTGCCGGTCCGGTGAGCATCATCTCCGCGTCGTTCGCGGGCCAGGTCACATACTGCGAGCCGCCCTGCGCAACCGCTGTCAGCTCGCGTGCGACGTTCTTCAGCACCATCGACGCCGCGCTCGAAGCGCAGGTGCCAGTGCCGCTCGAAGTGGTCGGCCCGCAGCCGCGCTCGTAGATGCGGAATGCAATCTCATTGGCTTTGTGCACCCGCACAAACTCGACATTGGTGCCGAACTTGAAAAGCGGGTCGACGCTGATCTTTGCGCCGAGTTCCTGCCAGCTCATTCCGTGGCTTCTGAACTCATCGTTATCGACGAAGATGACGTAGTGCGGGTTGCCGACGTTGACCATCGCGCCTTCAATCACGCCGGTAACGCCGTCGATCTCGATGCTGCGCGGCATCACGCGCGGCACACCCATGCCGCTCTCAATCCACCACTGGGCGCCGTTGCGCTCCACCACCCGGCAAGTGCGCAAACCGCCGTGCGTGCCCAGGGTGACGCTCTCGCGGCCTTCGCTCGCAGCCAGCCATGCGGCGACGCAGCGTGTGCCGTTGCCACTCAACTCCGCCTCGCTGCCATCGGCGTTGAACAGGCGCAGAAACAGGCTACCGTCTGCGCGACGGTCGAGGAACTCGATGCCGTCTGCGCCGATGCCGGTGTTGCGCGCGCAGAGCTTGCGCGCCATCGCCGCGTGGCGACCTCGCGCCACCGTCTCCTCGATCACCAGAAAATCGTTGCCACATGCATGCGCCTTCACAA carries:
- the dapF gene encoding diaminopimelate epimerase, whose amino-acid sequence is MKFVKAHACGNDFLVIEETVARGRHAAMARKLCARNTGIGADGIEFLDRRADGSLFLRLFNADGSEAELSGNGTRCVAAWLAASEGRESVTLGTHGGLRTCRVVERNGAQWWIESGMGVPRVMPRSIEIDGVTGVIEGAMVNVGNPHYVIFVDNDEFRSHGMSWQELGAKISVDPLFKFGTNVEFVRVHKANEIAFRIYERGCGPTTSSGTGTCASSAASMVLKNVARELTAVAQGGSQYVTWPANDAEMMLTGPAEIVCTGEAEFGE